A section of the Paracoccaceae bacterium genome encodes:
- a CDS encoding DUF1244 domain-containing protein — MDAQTQTELEAAAFRRLRDHLRERSDVQNIDLMNLSGFCRNCLSRWYQEAAAERDITIDKAAAREVIYGMQFDDWKAKYQTEATAQQQEIFANTPKDH; from the coding sequence ATGGACGCACAAACCCAAACCGAACTCGAAGCCGCCGCGTTCCGCCGGCTGCGCGATCATCTGCGCGAACGTAGCGACGTACAGAACATCGATCTGATGAATCTGTCCGGATTTTGCCGCAACTGTCTGTCACGCTGGTATCAGGAAGCGGCTGCCGAACGGGATATCACCATCGACAAGGCGGCCGCGCGCGAGGTGATTTACGGCATGCAGTTCGACGACTGGAAAGCGAAATACCAGACCGAAGCTACCGCGCAGCAGCAGGAAATCTTCGCCAATACGCCGAAAGATCACTGA
- a CDS encoding dipeptide epimerase, with translation MSLTVTRDTFQLAQAFTISRGTRTEAQVLTVTARDGDHQGWGECVPYARYGESLESVTAQIDSLGGSLDRDALQTALPAGAARNAVDCALWDLEAKRAGRRVWELAGLTAPGPEITAYTLSLDTPENMRAAAAKNTHRPILKIKLGTPDDMARLEAVRAGAPDPVIIVDANEGWSAEVYADLAPHLLRLGVAMVEQPMPAGQDDMLGEIDRPLPGCADESCHDRTSLPALAGKYDIVNIKLDKTGGLTEALALKTDARDAGFGVMVGCMVGSSLAMAPAVLLAQGVAFTDLDGPLLLAEDRTTPLRFDQLGVHPSEAALWG, from the coding sequence ATGAGCCTGACGGTCACCCGCGATACATTCCAGCTGGCGCAGGCGTTCACGATCTCTCGTGGGACGCGGACCGAGGCGCAGGTGCTGACGGTGACGGCGCGGGACGGCGACCATCAGGGCTGGGGCGAATGCGTGCCCTATGCACGCTATGGCGAGTCGCTCGAATCGGTTACGGCCCAGATCGACAGTCTTGGCGGATCGCTGGACCGGGACGCGCTTCAGACCGCCTTGCCTGCGGGCGCGGCGCGCAATGCTGTAGATTGCGCCTTGTGGGATCTTGAAGCGAAGCGCGCCGGGAGACGGGTCTGGGAACTGGCGGGCCTGACCGCGCCGGGGCCCGAGATCACGGCCTATACATTGTCGCTGGACACGCCCGAGAATATGCGCGCCGCGGCGGCGAAGAATACGCACCGACCGATCCTGAAAATCAAACTCGGCACGCCTGACGACATGGCGCGGCTGGAAGCGGTGCGCGCAGGCGCGCCGGATCCGGTGATCATCGTGGACGCAAACGAAGGCTGGTCGGCCGAGGTCTATGCCGATCTTGCCCCGCATCTGTTGCGGCTGGGTGTGGCGATGGTCGAACAGCCGATGCCAGCCGGGCAGGACGACATGCTGGGCGAGATTGACCGCCCGCTGCCGGGTTGCGCTGACGAATCCTGCCATGACCGGACCAGCCTGCCCGCACTGGCGGGCAAATATGACATCGTGAACATCAAGCTGGACAAGACCGGCGGACTGACCGAGGCGTTGGCGCTGAAAACCGACGCTCGGGATGCAGGGTTCGGCGTCATGGTGGGGTGCATGGTGGGCAGTTCACTGGCAATGGCTCCGGCGGTTCTGCTGGCCCAGGGCGTGGCGTTCACCGACCTCGACGGACCGCTGTTGTTGGCCGAAGATCGCACAACGCCGCTTCGCTTTGACCAGCTGGGCGTTCACCCGAGCGAGGCCGCGCTTTGGGGATAA
- a CDS encoding D-amino-acid transaminase has translation MTRTVYVNGNYVPEDQATISVFDRGFLFADAVYEVTSVLDGKLIDFDGHGQRLARSLGELNMAMPEADLLEIHRELVARNNVTEGLVYLQVSRGAADRDFQYPVDTPPTLVMFTQSKALIDSPAAKSGIKVIAIDDLRWARRDIKTVQLLYPSMGKMMAKAAGVDDAWMVEDGLVTEGTSNNAYIVKNGKIITRQLGQDILAGITRNAVLKMAREAQMEIEERAFSIREAQDADEAFYTSASAFVMPVVEVDGATVGAGVPGPVSQRLREIYIDESRRVAV, from the coding sequence ATGACCCGCACCGTCTATGTAAACGGCAACTATGTACCTGAAGATCAGGCCACAATCTCGGTCTTTGACAGGGGCTTTCTGTTCGCCGATGCGGTGTATGAAGTGACGAGCGTGCTGGACGGCAAGCTGATTGATTTCGACGGCCACGGGCAGCGGCTGGCGCGGTCGCTGGGCGAGCTCAACATGGCCATGCCAGAGGCTGACTTGCTTGAAATTCATCGAGAACTTGTTGCGCGCAATAACGTGACCGAGGGGCTGGTCTATCTGCAAGTCTCGCGCGGCGCGGCAGATCGGGATTTCCAGTATCCGGTCGACACGCCCCCGACGCTGGTGATGTTCACGCAAAGCAAGGCATTGATCGACTCTCCGGCGGCGAAGTCCGGCATCAAGGTGATTGCAATCGACGATCTGCGCTGGGCGCGACGGGACATCAAGACGGTTCAGCTGCTCTATCCGTCGATGGGCAAAATGATGGCCAAGGCGGCGGGTGTTGATGACGCCTGGATGGTCGAAGATGGGCTGGTGACGGAAGGCACATCGAACAACGCCTATATCGTCAAAAACGGCAAAATCATCACGCGCCAGCTTGGCCAGGATATTCTGGCCGGAATTACACGGAACGCCGTGCTGAAAATGGCGCGTGAGGCGCAGATGGAGATCGAAGAACGCGCGTTTTCAATCCGTGAGGCGCAAGACGCGGACGAGGCATTCTATACTTCGGCTTCGGCCTTCGTGATGCCGGTGGTCGAAGTGGATGGGGCAACCGTCGGCGCGGGCGTGCCGGGTCCGGTGTCGCAGCGCCTGCGCGAGATCTATATTGATGAAAGCCGCCGCGTGGCGGTCTAG
- a CDS encoding N-formylglutamate amidohydrolase — protein sequence MPRDSAPDVFAPVEVFGEDRASRWLILCDHARNTVPQCVADGDLGLPASDMARHIAYDVGSEGVARHLAERLDAPCVLSNFSRLVIDPNRGEDDPTLLMRLYDGSVIPANRRADGAEVERRLDLCYLPYHRKVAELAARRDDTVILSIHSFTPQLAGRPPRPWHISMLSAADRRLTEPLLALLRAEPDLCVGDNEPYGGHLPGDTIDTHACAHDRHNTLIEIRNDLIRTATQQAAWADRLAPMLTTALTET from the coding sequence ATGCCCAGGGATTCTGCACCAGACGTATTCGCACCGGTTGAGGTTTTTGGCGAAGATCGCGCGTCGCGCTGGCTGATCCTTTGTGACCATGCCCGCAACACGGTCCCCCAATGCGTGGCAGATGGTGACCTTGGGCTTCCGGCCAGCGATATGGCGCGCCACATTGCCTATGATGTCGGTTCTGAAGGGGTCGCACGACATCTGGCGGAACGACTGGATGCGCCCTGCGTGCTGTCCAATTTCTCACGCCTGGTGATTGACCCGAACCGCGGTGAAGACGACCCGACACTTCTGATGCGGCTTTATGACGGGTCGGTCATTCCGGCAAACAGGCGCGCTGACGGGGCCGAGGTCGAACGCCGGCTGGACCTGTGTTATCTCCCTTACCATCGCAAAGTGGCCGAGCTGGCGGCGCGCCGCGACGACACCGTGATCCTGTCGATTCACAGCTTCACACCGCAACTGGCCGGTCGCCCGCCGCGCCCCTGGCATATATCCATGCTGTCCGCCGCCGACCGTCGCCTGACCGAACCGTTGCTGGCCCTTTTGCGCGCCGAACCCGATCTGTGTGTTGGCGACAATGAACCCTATGGCGGTCATCTTCCGGGTGACACGATCGACACCCACGCCTGTGCCCATGACCGGCACAACACGCTGATCGAAATCCGCAACGACCTGATCCGCACAGCCACGCAACAGGCCGCCTGGGCAGACCGCTTGGCACCAATGCTTACCACCGCCCTGACGGAGACCTGA
- the rpmI gene encoding 50S ribosomal protein L35, with the protein MPKMKTKSSAKKRFKVTATGKVLSAQAGKRHGMIKRSKKFIRDARGTTTLSAPDAKIVKQFMPYDR; encoded by the coding sequence ATGCCCAAGATGAAGACGAAAAGCAGCGCCAAGAAGCGCTTCAAAGTGACGGCGACCGGCAAGGTCCTGTCCGCCCAGGCCGGCAAGCGGCACGGCATGATCAAACGCAGCAAGAAGTTCATCCGCGACGCGCGCGGGACCACCACGCTGAGTGCGCCTGACGCGAAGATCGTCAAGCAATTCATGCCCTACGACCGCTGA
- the pyk gene encoding pyruvate kinase, whose translation MRRMRNVKIVATLGPASNDYETIRALFEAGADVFRLNMSHGDHEEIRARHAIIRKIEADLGRPIAILADLQGPKLRVGVFANDEEELVEGATFRLDLDEAEGDVTRMQLPHTEIFAALEPGASLLVNDGKIRLKVIECGKDYANCEVIAGGTISNRKGVNVPDVLLPLTALSEKDLRDLEFVCELGVDWLALSFVQRVADVTEAQALVKGRAAIMVKIEKPQGVANFDEILKVTDGVMVARGDLGVELPVQNVPPIQKRLVRKCRAAAKPVIVATQMLESMIESPMPTRAEVSDVAAAIYEGADAVMLSAESAAGEYPVEAVETMHNVALEVESDSTYRAVIEASRAGAKETVADAIVSASREIAETTDIKAICCYSQSGTTAVLVAREKPAVPIIALTALEKTARRLCLTWGLHCVITGRVDRFKDAVVNAVRSARGEGFGGKDDFVVVTAGVPFNVPGSTNILRVAPCEERLIFASEPE comes from the coding sequence ATGAGACGAATGCGCAACGTAAAGATCGTCGCGACGCTGGGGCCTGCCTCGAACGATTACGAAACGATCCGTGCGCTGTTCGAAGCCGGGGCCGATGTATTTCGCCTGAACATGAGCCATGGCGATCACGAAGAGATCCGCGCGCGCCACGCAATCATTCGCAAGATCGAGGCGGATCTGGGGCGTCCGATTGCCATTCTTGCCGACCTTCAGGGGCCGAAACTGCGCGTTGGTGTGTTTGCCAACGATGAGGAGGAGCTTGTTGAAGGGGCCACCTTCCGGCTGGACCTTGATGAGGCCGAGGGCGACGTGACCCGCATGCAATTGCCCCATACCGAGATTTTTGCCGCCCTCGAACCCGGTGCAAGTCTGCTGGTGAATGACGGCAAGATCCGCCTGAAAGTGATTGAATGCGGCAAGGATTACGCCAACTGCGAGGTGATTGCCGGTGGCACGATTTCGAACCGCAAGGGCGTCAACGTGCCCGATGTGCTGCTGCCACTGACGGCTTTGTCGGAAAAGGACCTGCGCGATCTGGAATTTGTCTGCGAACTGGGCGTTGACTGGCTGGCGCTGTCCTTCGTTCAGCGGGTCGCGGATGTGACCGAGGCACAGGCCCTGGTTAAGGGGCGCGCCGCGATCATGGTGAAGATCGAAAAGCCGCAAGGCGTCGCAAATTTCGACGAAATTCTGAAAGTCACAGACGGGGTGATGGTGGCGCGTGGCGATCTGGGCGTCGAACTTCCGGTGCAGAACGTGCCTCCGATCCAGAAGCGTCTGGTGCGCAAATGCCGCGCCGCAGCCAAGCCGGTGATTGTCGCGACGCAGATGCTCGAATCGATGATCGAAAGCCCGATGCCGACACGTGCCGAAGTCTCGGACGTGGCCGCGGCGATCTATGAAGGGGCAGATGCCGTCATGCTGAGTGCCGAGAGCGCGGCGGGCGAGTACCCGGTCGAGGCGGTCGAGACCATGCATAATGTCGCGTTGGAGGTTGAAAGTGACAGCACCTACCGCGCCGTGATCGAAGCCAGTCGCGCCGGTGCCAAGGAAACCGTTGCCGATGCGATCGTTTCTGCATCACGCGAAATTGCCGAGACGACGGATATCAAGGCGATCTGCTGCTATTCGCAATCCGGCACTACCGCGGTTCTGGTCGCACGCGAAAAGCCAGCGGTGCCGATCATTGCGCTGACCGCGCTGGAAAAGACAGCGCGCCGATTGTGCCTGACCTGGGGGTTGCATTGCGTGATCACCGGGCGAGTGGATCGGTTCAAGGATGCGGTGGTGAATGCGGTACGTTCGGCCCGGGGCGAAGGGTTCGGCGGCAAGGATGATTTCGTCGTCGTCACCGCCGGTGTGCCGTTCAATGTGCCCGGTTCGACGAATATCCTGCGGGTCGCCCCGTGTGAGGAAAGGTTGATTTTCGCGTCCGAGCCTGAATAG
- the rplT gene encoding 50S ribosomal protein L20, with protein MSRTKGGTVTHARHKKVLDQAKGYYGRRKSTFKVARQAVDKANQYATRDRKNRKRTFRALWIQRINAAVRAHDEGLAYSKFINGLALAGIEVDRKVLADIAVHEPEAFGAIVDQAKAALPA; from the coding sequence ATGTCACGTACCAAAGGCGGAACCGTTACCCACGCACGCCACAAGAAAGTTCTGGATCAGGCCAAAGGCTATTACGGTCGGCGCAAAAGCACCTTCAAGGTTGCGCGCCAGGCGGTCGACAAGGCCAACCAGTATGCCACCCGCGACCGCAAGAACCGCAAGCGCACCTTCCGCGCCCTGTGGATTCAGCGGATCAACGCCGCCGTGCGCGCCCATGACGAAGGCCTGGCCTATAGCAAGTTCATCAATGGTCTGGCGCTTGCCGGGATCGAGGTGGACCGCAAAGTCCTCGCCGATATCGCGGTGCACGAGCCTGAGGCTTTTGGCGCCATCGTCGATCAGGCGAAAGCTGCGCTGCCTGCGTAA
- the pheS gene encoding phenylalanine--tRNA ligase subunit alpha, which produces MDQLRQKYLTAIADAADENALEALRVQAVGKKGEVSAQMRELGKMTPEERQVAGPKLNALKDEINSALAARKAALGDAALEERLKGEWLDVTLPSRTHQQGTIHPVSQVTEEVSAIFADMGFAVAEGPQIESDWYNFDALNIPDHHPARGEMDTFYMAREDGDNRPPHVLRTHTSPVQIRSMMDQGAPIRIIAPGRVYRADYDQTHTPMFHQVEGLAIDRDISMANLKWVLEQFFTAFFGTEVKTRFRASHFPFTEPSAEVDIQCSWEGGTVKVGEGDDWLEVLGSGMVHPHVLRSANIDPDEWQGFAFGMGIDRLAMLKYGIPDLRAFFDSDLRWLRHYGFSALEVPTLHGGVG; this is translated from the coding sequence ATGGACCAGTTGAGACAGAAATATCTGACCGCCATCGCGGATGCCGCTGATGAAAACGCGCTTGAGGCGCTGCGCGTGCAGGCCGTGGGCAAGAAGGGCGAGGTCAGCGCCCAGATGCGCGAACTGGGCAAGATGACGCCCGAGGAACGCCAGGTGGCCGGGCCCAAGCTGAATGCGCTGAAGGACGAGATTAACTCGGCACTGGCCGCCCGCAAGGCCGCCCTTGGCGATGCCGCGCTCGAGGAACGCCTGAAGGGTGAATGGCTGGATGTGACGCTGCCGTCGCGCACCCATCAGCAGGGGACGATCCATCCGGTGTCTCAGGTGACCGAGGAGGTCAGCGCGATCTTCGCCGACATGGGCTTTGCCGTGGCCGAAGGCCCGCAGATCGAAAGTGACTGGTACAATTTCGACGCGCTGAACATCCCCGACCACCATCCCGCACGCGGAGAGATGGACACATTCTATATGGCGCGCGAAGACGGCGACAATCGCCCGCCCCACGTGCTGCGCACCCACACCAGCCCGGTGCAGATCCGATCCATGATGGATCAGGGCGCGCCGATCCGGATCATTGCTCCGGGGCGGGTGTATCGCGCGGATTATGACCAGACCCACACGCCGATGTTCCATCAGGTAGAGGGGTTGGCGATTGACCGCGATATCTCCATGGCGAACTTGAAATGGGTGCTGGAACAATTCTTCACGGCGTTTTTCGGCACCGAGGTCAAAACCCGGTTCCGCGCCAGCCATTTCCCCTTCACCGAGCCGAGCGCAGAGGTGGATATTCAGTGCAGCTGGGAAGGCGGCACCGTAAAAGTGGGTGAGGGCGACGACTGGCTGGAGGTGCTGGGCAGCGGCATGGTGCATCCGCATGTCCTGCGCTCGGCCAATATCGACCCGGATGAATGGCAGGGTTTCGCCTTCGGGATGGGAATTGATCGGCTGGCGATGCTGAAATACGGGATTCCCGATTTGCGGGCGTTCTTTGATTCAGACCTGCGGTGGCTGCGGCACTATGGGTTTTCGGCGTTGGAGGTGCCTACGCTGCATGGGGGTGTGGGGTGA